In Anaerolineales bacterium, one DNA window encodes the following:
- a CDS encoding MerR family transcriptional regulator yields MYSKTPAFNLKAVLLETGLAADTLRAWERRYGLPAPQRTSGGHRLYSQHDIEMIKWLIARQAEGLSISRAVDLWNEQTASGTDPLLGGYATSTLTAAQATLASLPPDTNLDVIRRQWIAACINFNESNAEQALNKAFSMFPVEAVCTEVLQKGMAEIGDLWYENRASVQQEHFASSLAMRRLDALLSASPAPSRPQTVLVGCPPDEWHTFTPLLLSLFLRRRGMNVIYLGANVPVERFEETVSKVKANLVILAAQTLTSAASLQLTALSLSGLRVPVAFGGRIFFLRKSLADHIPGHYLGDSVDSSIDEVEKMLKGRLKEKQLKPASQSCLAALQAFTSRRTSIENTIKELVQPLSISPDGLNTGIHFLGNNIAAALQLGDMEHVTGEVEWLKVLMQFHERPPQELNDFMQNYSRAVDLHINGQGDPIKTWLDSQANR; encoded by the coding sequence ATGTACAGCAAAACCCCTGCCTTCAACTTAAAAGCGGTCCTGCTTGAAACCGGACTCGCCGCCGACACGTTACGCGCCTGGGAACGCCGCTATGGACTTCCCGCGCCGCAGCGCACCTCGGGCGGCCACCGGCTGTATTCGCAGCACGACATCGAAATGATCAAATGGCTGATCGCGCGTCAGGCGGAGGGACTCTCGATCTCACGCGCGGTGGACCTGTGGAATGAACAGACCGCTTCCGGCACGGACCCGCTGCTGGGCGGGTATGCAACTTCCACATTGACCGCCGCCCAGGCGACACTCGCCAGCCTCCCGCCGGACACAAATCTGGATGTCATTCGCAGGCAATGGATCGCCGCCTGCATAAACTTCAACGAATCGAACGCCGAACAGGCCTTGAACAAGGCATTTTCCATGTTCCCGGTCGAGGCTGTCTGCACCGAGGTGCTGCAAAAAGGCATGGCCGAGATCGGCGATCTTTGGTACGAAAACCGGGCCTCCGTACAGCAGGAGCACTTTGCGTCAAGTCTGGCCATGCGCCGCCTCGACGCCCTGCTCAGCGCGTCCCCCGCCCCATCCCGCCCGCAGACGGTGCTGGTGGGCTGTCCGCCGGATGAATGGCATACCTTCACACCCCTGCTGCTTTCGCTCTTCCTGCGCCGCCGCGGGATGAACGTCATCTATCTCGGCGCGAATGTGCCTGTGGAGCGCTTTGAGGAGACTGTTTCGAAGGTAAAAGCAAACCTCGTCATCCTCGCCGCCCAGACGCTCACCAGCGCCGCCAGCCTGCAGCTGACCGCCCTCTCGCTTTCAGGCTTGCGAGTCCCCGTCGCCTTTGGCGGGCGCATCTTCTTCCTGCGGAAGAGCCTGGCGGATCACATTCCCGGCCATTACCTCGGCGATAGCGTGGATTCATCCATTGACGAAGTGGAGAAAATGCTGAAAGGCAGGTTGAAGGAAAAACAACTCAAGCCCGCCTCACAATCCTGCCTGGCCGCATTGCAGGCTTTCACGTCGCGGCGCACCTCCATCGAAAACACGATCAAGGAACTTGTCCAGCCGCTTTCCATCAGTCCCGACGGGTTGAATACGGGCATTCACTTCCTCGGTAACAATATCGCCGCCGCCCTGCAGCTCGGCGACATGGAACATGTCACCGGCGAGGTGGAATGGTTGAAGGTCCTGATGCAATTTCACGAAAGGCCCCCGCAGGAATTGAACGACTTCATGCAGAACTACTCCCGCGCAGTGGACCTGCACATCAACGGCCAGGGCGACCCGATCAAAACCTGGCTGGATTCACAGGCAAATAGATAA
- a CDS encoding site-specific integrase — protein sequence MSALRQKMIEDMQLKGLAVRTQEAYVNAVLQLSRHFKKSPDSMAEEELREYFLYLKNEKQVADSTFSIALCGIKFFYEHTLGKEWHTLQLVRPDRKKKLPVVFSAEEVKRVLDCVHRFQYRVCLHTIYACGLRLLEGTRLRVKDIDSDRKMIHVVQGKGGKDRYVPLPDHTLMLLRHHWLSHRHPAWVFPSRNGLEAINESAVQKAFRVALRESGVHKAASVHTLRHSYATHLLEAGVDLRIIQTYLGHASPATTAIYTHLTSVTETQINQRINQIHADLWG from the coding sequence ATGAGTGCGTTAAGACAAAAGATGATCGAAGATATGCAATTGAAGGGGTTGGCTGTTCGGACACAGGAGGCATATGTAAACGCAGTGCTCCAACTGAGCAGACATTTCAAAAAGTCACCCGACAGCATGGCCGAGGAGGAACTTCGAGAATACTTCCTGTACTTGAAGAATGAGAAACAGGTGGCAGACAGCACTTTCTCCATTGCATTATGCGGGATCAAGTTTTTCTATGAACACACGCTGGGAAAAGAATGGCATACCCTGCAACTCGTCCGCCCGGACAGAAAAAAGAAGCTCCCAGTTGTTTTTAGTGCTGAGGAGGTGAAGCGGGTATTAGATTGCGTGCATCGCTTTCAGTATCGAGTTTGCCTGCATACCATTTATGCCTGCGGACTGCGCTTGCTGGAAGGGACCCGCTTGCGCGTGAAAGATATCGACAGCGACCGCAAGATGATCCATGTGGTTCAGGGAAAAGGTGGAAAAGACCGCTATGTACCCCTGCCTGACCATACCTTGATGCTGTTACGTCATCATTGGCTCTCACATCGCCATCCCGCCTGGGTGTTTCCTTCTCGAAATGGACTGGAGGCTATTAATGAAAGCGCAGTCCAGAAAGCGTTTCGAGTAGCGCTTCGTGAGAGCGGCGTACACAAAGCTGCCTCTGTCCATACCTTGCGCCATTCGTATGCCACGCATCTGTTGGAAGCTGGCGTCGATCTGCGGATCATCCAGACCTATCTCGGTCACGCATCTCCGGCAACAACCGCCATTTACACCCATCTCACGTCTGTGACCGAAACCCAGATCAACCAGCGCATCAATCAGATCCATGCAGATCTATGGGGCTAG
- a CDS encoding phytoene/squalene synthase family protein — protein MQAHANWENQLIALAGHIPHPSPRPFFSYWAGDAALHRAYKQAEIITARHSKSFFAASGLLPEEKRSAVRALYAFCRTVDDIVDEVELKKDRDFELDYWRNIVQTASASTDDPVSAAWADTLARYHIPRHYALQLIDGVARDLCQSRYQTFEDLATYCYGVASTVGLMSMYIVGFKSQEAVPYAIKLGVALQMTNILRDVGEDYRNGRLYLPREELLAHGIREEDIAAGRITDNWRQFMKFQIGRTRRLYEESWAGVKMLEREGQLAIGAASVFYQGIVDDIEKHDYNVFTRRAGLSAWGKLSRIPRLWLRIRSL, from the coding sequence ATGCAGGCACATGCGAACTGGGAAAACCAATTAATTGCCCTGGCCGGGCACATTCCCCATCCGTCCCCGCGGCCTTTTTTCTCGTATTGGGCGGGCGATGCCGCCCTGCACAGGGCGTATAAACAGGCCGAGATCATCACCGCCCGCCACAGCAAGTCGTTTTTCGCCGCCTCCGGGCTGCTGCCGGAGGAAAAGCGTTCGGCCGTGCGCGCGCTGTACGCCTTTTGCCGCACGGTGGACGATATTGTGGATGAGGTGGAACTGAAGAAGGACCGCGACTTCGAGCTGGACTACTGGCGGAATATCGTGCAGACCGCCTCCGCCTCCACCGATGACCCGGTTTCCGCCGCATGGGCAGACACCCTGGCCCGCTATCATATCCCGCGCCACTATGCCCTGCAGCTGATCGACGGCGTGGCGCGCGATCTCTGCCAATCCCGCTACCAGACCTTCGAGGACCTGGCCACCTATTGTTACGGCGTGGCTTCCACGGTCGGCTTGATGAGCATGTACATCGTCGGCTTCAAGAGTCAGGAGGCTGTGCCGTACGCGATCAAGCTCGGCGTTGCGCTGCAAATGACCAACATCCTGCGCGATGTGGGCGAGGACTACCGCAACGGACGCCTGTACCTGCCGCGCGAGGAACTGCTGGCCCACGGCATCCGCGAGGAGGACATCGCTGCCGGCCGCATCACGGACAACTGGCGGCAGTTCATGAAGTTCCAGATCGGGCGCACGCGCCGGTTATATGAGGAGTCGTGGGCGGGGGTAAAGATGCTCGAGCGCGAGGGGCAGCTGGCCATCGGCGCGGCCTCGGTGTTCTATCAGGGGATCGTGGACGATATCGAAAAGCACGATTACAACGTCTTCACCCGCCGCGCCGGGCTTTCGGCATGGGGCAAGCTGAGCCGCATCCCGCGTTTGTGGCTGAGAATCCGTTCGTTATAG
- the crtI gene encoding phytoene desaturase family protein, with product MKQTALVIGAGIGGIATAARLARNGYDVTVLEKEAAPGGRASQIIRDGHRFDIGPTLFLMPEVWEETFAALGEKMSDHLDLRRIDPTYKVHFDDGLQLELTSDIGRMQTQLEAVEKTAFTGFLDYIAEGGKHYKMSLEKFVGRNFYNIFEYFSLKNLPLIFQLKALDKHYRNTGRFFKDERLKAAFTFQNMYLGLSPYDAPATYSLLQYTELAEGVWYPMGGMYAGIQALVKVAEKLGVKFIYNAPVKRIETDGNKVLGVILEDGRAFSSDIFVGNADLPYIYKELLPDASEAKSLDEKLYTCSTIMFYWGVDREYPQIAHHNVFLGGDYKASFDQIFNEHTLPEQPSFYVHAPKRTDPAAGPQGQDTLYVLVPVGHLDARSEQDWDALVDRARETVFDRLAREMNSTDLKEHIKFEIVYQPKVWKERFNLEKGAAFGLSHNFWQVGYLRPHNRHRKYKNLYFAGASTHPGTGLPIVLLSARLTTGRILKEAGTIAVQKVVKPTLHPA from the coding sequence ATGAAACAAACTGCTCTTGTCATTGGCGCGGGGATCGGCGGGATTGCCACAGCCGCCCGCCTCGCAAGGAATGGATATGACGTAACCGTGCTGGAAAAGGAAGCCGCCCCCGGCGGACGCGCCAGCCAGATCATTCGCGACGGGCACCGCTTCGACATTGGTCCGACCCTGTTCCTCATGCCCGAGGTCTGGGAGGAAACCTTCGCCGCGCTCGGCGAAAAAATGAGCGACCATCTCGACCTGCGCCGCATCGACCCGACCTACAAGGTGCACTTCGACGACGGCCTGCAATTGGAACTGACCTCCGACATCGGCAGGATGCAAACCCAGCTGGAGGCGGTGGAAAAGACCGCCTTCACAGGCTTTCTCGATTACATCGCCGAGGGTGGCAAACATTACAAAATGTCGCTCGAGAAATTCGTGGGCAGGAACTTCTACAACATCTTCGAGTACTTCAGCTTGAAGAACCTGCCCCTCATCTTCCAGCTCAAGGCGCTGGACAAGCACTACCGCAACACAGGGCGCTTCTTCAAGGACGAAAGACTCAAAGCCGCCTTCACCTTCCAGAACATGTATTTGGGATTGAGTCCCTACGATGCGCCGGCCACCTACTCCCTGCTCCAATACACGGAACTTGCCGAAGGCGTGTGGTATCCCATGGGCGGGATGTACGCCGGCATTCAGGCGCTGGTCAAGGTCGCTGAAAAACTGGGCGTCAAGTTCATCTACAACGCGCCTGTCAAACGCATCGAAACGGACGGGAACAAGGTGCTCGGCGTCATTCTCGAGGACGGCCGCGCCTTTTCATCCGATATCTTCGTCGGCAATGCCGACCTGCCCTATATCTACAAGGAACTTTTGCCGGATGCAAGCGAGGCGAAGAGCCTCGATGAAAAGCTCTACACCTGCTCCACCATCATGTTCTATTGGGGCGTGGACCGCGAGTATCCGCAGATCGCGCATCACAACGTCTTCCTCGGCGGCGACTATAAAGCCTCCTTCGACCAGATCTTCAACGAGCACACCCTGCCCGAGCAGCCTTCGTTCTACGTCCATGCGCCCAAGCGCACAGACCCCGCCGCCGGCCCGCAGGGGCAGGACACGCTGTATGTCCTCGTCCCGGTCGGTCACCTCGACGCGCGCAGCGAACAGGATTGGGACGCGCTCGTCGACCGCGCCCGTGAAACCGTCTTCGACCGCCTCGCCAGGGAAATGAACAGTACCGACCTCAAAGAACATATAAAGTTCGAGATCGTCTACCAGCCGAAGGTATGGAAGGAGCGTTTCAACCTCGAAAAAGGCGCGGCCTTCGGTCTGAGCCATAACTTCTGGCAGGTCGGCTATCTGCGGCCGCACAACCGTCACAGGAAGTACAAGAACCTCTATTTCGCAGGCGCATCCACACATCCCGGCACAGGCCTGCCCATCGTCCTGCTTTCCGCGCGGCTCACAACCGGGCGAATATTGAAGGAAGCAGGTACAATTGCTGTGCAAAAGGTAGTCAAACCTACCCTACATCCCGCTTAA
- a CDS encoding DegV family protein — protein MIRIVTDSTCDLPQETVHQLAITVIPLHINQGGKTWLDGVDLSREEFYSQLPAYNPPPATAAPGPDVFTQVYERLANEGALQIISIHISETLSATINSARIAAEQFTRIPVTVLDSSQLSLGTGFIVEKAAQLAQLGKKVEEIMAGLQEVMKRTYVFASLKTLEYLRRSGRMNFAIARFGELLQIKPLLHMNMGRATAHRTRTQKRAAARLMEWLGEYAPYEKLAILHAGVQEEAQALFEQVRSFLPQGEILIVQITPVLGAHLGIGALGFACITKENKP, from the coding sequence ATGATTCGAATTGTCACCGACAGCACCTGTGACCTGCCGCAAGAGACCGTACACCAGCTTGCGATCACGGTCATCCCCCTGCACATCAACCAGGGTGGGAAAACCTGGCTGGACGGCGTCGACCTCTCGCGTGAGGAGTTTTATTCGCAATTGCCAGCCTACAATCCCCCGCCGGCAACCGCCGCGCCGGGACCGGATGTATTTACGCAGGTATATGAAAGGCTGGCAAATGAAGGCGCCCTGCAAATCATTTCCATTCACATCTCAGAGACATTGAGCGCCACGATCAATTCGGCGCGCATCGCTGCGGAACAATTCACCCGCATCCCCGTCACGGTGCTGGATTCGAGTCAGCTCAGCCTCGGCACGGGGTTCATCGTCGAAAAAGCCGCCCAACTCGCACAGCTTGGCAAAAAGGTCGAGGAGATCATGGCCGGCTTGCAGGAAGTCATGAAGCGCACCTACGTGTTCGCATCGCTCAAGACCCTGGAATACCTGCGCCGCAGCGGGCGGATGAATTTTGCCATCGCCAGGTTCGGCGAGCTGCTTCAGATCAAACCCCTGCTGCACATGAACATGGGCAGGGCCACCGCGCACCGCACGCGCACGCAAAAACGCGCCGCGGCACGCCTGATGGAATGGCTGGGCGAATATGCCCCCTACGAAAAACTGGCCATCCTGCATGCCGGGGTTCAGGAGGAAGCCCAGGCGTTATTCGAACAGGTCCGCTCCTTCCTCCCGCAGGGGGAAATTCTTATTGTGCAAATCACTCCCGTACTGGGTGCCCATCTCGGCATCGGTGCATTGGGATTTGCCTGCATCACAAAGGAAAATAAACCATGA
- a CDS encoding IS91 family transposase, with translation MGLELADLFREYGADYRKKYADKLLPSHRQAMRAIEHCRTERLGGQVYGCPTCQEFQYSYHSCRNRHCPKCQHEQTQNWLRVQQGLLLNAPYFFLTFTLPAELRSLVRAHQKALYSLLFQSSAEVTQKLARDPRYIGGQIGLVGVLHTWTRNLIFHPHVHYLAPAGGLHADGKTWLPARQRFFLPVRALSKLFRAAFKRGLQKLKLFDNVPSNVWTQDWVVHCKPVGDGQAALKYLAPYIHRVAISNRRLLAFNNGGSMESSQVTFQYRASDTGQLKRCTLSVEQFFQRFLQHVLPHAFVKVRYFGFFGASVRRKLAALQIRLGSQVHDSAEHQAVSSPSAPETPSKILCPTCGQAMTFQRNLSPLQCRSP, from the coding sequence ATGGGGCTAGAACTGGCTGACCTCTTTCGAGAGTACGGCGCGGACTACCGAAAAAAATATGCTGACAAACTCCTCCCCTCTCATCGTCAGGCCATGAGGGCGATCGAGCATTGTCGCACCGAGCGCCTGGGCGGACAGGTGTATGGCTGTCCCACCTGTCAGGAGTTTCAATACAGTTATCATTCCTGCCGCAACCGACATTGTCCCAAATGTCAGCATGAGCAAACTCAGAATTGGCTGCGGGTGCAACAGGGTTTGCTCCTGAATGCACCATATTTCTTCCTGACTTTCACCCTGCCTGCTGAGTTACGCTCCCTAGTGCGGGCTCACCAGAAAGCACTTTACTCCCTGCTCTTTCAGTCCTCGGCTGAAGTAACACAGAAACTTGCTCGTGACCCGCGTTATATCGGCGGTCAAATCGGTTTGGTGGGCGTCTTGCACACCTGGACCCGCAATTTGATCTTTCATCCACATGTGCACTATCTCGCTCCCGCGGGTGGCTTACATGCGGATGGGAAGACCTGGCTGCCTGCACGCCAACGCTTCTTCCTGCCTGTGCGGGCTCTCTCCAAATTGTTTCGGGCTGCCTTCAAACGGGGCCTGCAGAAATTGAAACTCTTTGACAATGTCCCTTCCAATGTCTGGACGCAGGATTGGGTCGTGCATTGCAAACCGGTTGGCGATGGCCAAGCCGCTCTCAAGTATCTGGCTCCCTATATCCATCGGGTTGCCATCAGCAATCGCCGTTTGCTGGCTTTTAACAACGGCGGCTCCATGGAAAGTTCTCAGGTCACCTTTCAATATCGTGCTTCCGATACCGGTCAACTCAAAAGGTGTACGCTTTCGGTTGAGCAGTTCTTCCAGCGTTTCCTTCAGCATGTTCTCCCGCATGCCTTTGTCAAGGTGCGCTATTTCGGTTTCTTTGGCGCTTCGGTCCGTCGCAAGTTGGCCGCCTTACAGATCCGCCTCGGCAGTCAGGTGCATGACTCAGCCGAACACCAGGCTGTCTCTTCTCCATCCGCTCCGGAAACCCCTTCCAAGATTCTTTGTCCAACTTGTGGGCAGGCGATGACCTTCCAGAGAAATCTATCTCCCCTAC